The DNA region TCGCCAACGGAGGTAACGTCGAGGGGCTACCCGGGCTGGCCAGGCGCCTGGCATTGACGGCCCTCAGCGCGGGCGGCACTGCCCCCGCGGACGAACCTTGAATTGCCCCCGCCCCGGCGCGCGCAGACAATACACCAGCGTCCGCGACCGTTCCCGTCAGACACACGCGCCCCGTTCACTCGCCCCGGTTTACCCGATGCTCGATTACGCCGCCATCTTTCCGCAGGGTCTCGACTACCGCACGTTTCTCGAACGCCACGGCTCGGTCGAGCACCGCCGACGCTGGGAGCAGGCCTATCAGGCCCTGACTTTGCCGGCCGACGCGCAGCGCCTGCTGGCTGGCTTCAAGCGGCAGATGAACGTGCTCTGCCTGGCCGGGGCCTGGTGCGGGGATTGCATTTACCAGTGCCCGATCTTCGCCCGGATTGCCGAGGCCTGTCCGCGGATCGATTTGCGCTTCTTCGATCGCGACGCCCATCCTCATCTGGCGTCCGAATTGAAGATCTGCGGGGGCAACCGCGTGCCGGTGGTGGTGATGCTCAGTGAAGACCAGCAGGAAGTGGCCCGCTGCGGCGATCGCACGTTGTCGCGCTACCGGCAGCTCGCCGCGCAACTCGAGGGTGCCGCGTGCCCGACCGGACTCGCGCTGCCCGACGCGGCGCAACAGCAGCAGATCGTCGCCGACTGGCTGGCCGAGTTCGAAAGGGCGCAGCTCATCTTGCGCACCAGTCCGCGCCTGCGCGAGCGCCACGGCGACTGAACGGGCCCATGAGCGACGTCGAAACCGCGATCGACCAGGAATCCGCGCCCGGCGTGCCCCCCGTTGCCGCGTCGCCGCCGCGGGTCGTGCGCTGGCTGCCCTGGCTGATGGTCGCGCTGGCGTTGGCCTTCGTCGTTCCGCTGCGGATCAAGTTTCTCGACGTGCCACTCGACCGCGACGAGGGCGAGTTCGCCTATGGCGGCCAGTTGATCCTCGGCGGCGACCTGCCCTATCGCTCGCTCTACGCCATGAAGATGCCCGGCATCTACGTGGTCTATGCGGCCAGCGAGGCGCTCTTCGGCCAGACCTGCGCAGGCGTGCACCTGGGGCACCTGATCGTCAACGCGCTGACCATCCTGATGCTCTTCGCCCTGGCCGCCCGGCTGTTCGATCCCATGGTCGGGGCGACCGCGGCCACGGCCTTTGCCCTGTTCTCGCTCTCGCCGTCGGTGGACCCGCTGGCTGCACAATCCGAGAACTTCGTCGTACTGCCGGTGCTGGCGGGAATCTACGTGTTGCTCCTCGGCCTCCAGCACCCGCGCTGGTACGCCTTCTTCCTCGGCGGAGTGCTGATCGGCCTCGGCCCGGTGATCAAGCAGCACGGGTCGGTCTTTGCGTTGGGCGCCGGCGGATGGCTCGTGCTCGACCAATTGCTCCTGACCCGGCGTGCCTGGGGCTCCTGGCTGGCCCACTGCGGCTGGTTTGCCGTGGGGCTCGCGACGCCGATGGCGATCGTATTCGCCACGATGTACGCGCTGGGCAACTACGACGACTTCGTCTTTTGGACGCTCACCTATGCCCGCGAGTACGTCACCATGCTGCCGCGCGCGGCGATCGAGCGAAACGTACGCGCTTACGTCCCTTACCAGTGGAAGTTCGCGAGCATGGGCCTGCTCTGGCTGCTCGCCGGCGCGGGGCTGCTCGTCGCACCGCTGCTGCCCGACAGCCGTCGGCGGCTGGTGCTGCTGGTGCCTTGGACAATCGCGTCGCTGGTTGGTGTTTCGCTGGGTTTCTATTTTCGCACGCACTATTTCCTTCTGTTGATCCCCGTGGCGGCGGTGCTGATCGGCATCACCTTGCGGTTCGTCGCGCGGCTGCTGACGGACAACACGCACGTCGAATGGCAATTGACCGCGCAATTGGCGTTGGCGGCGTTTGTCTTTCCCGTGGGCCAATTGGGCTATTACTACTGGCCCCAGACCGACGCGCAGTTGAGCCGGCACACGTACTTTCGTAACCCGTTCGTCGAGTCACTGCCGATCGCCGCGAAGATTGCCCGTTACACCTCGCCGCAAGACAAGGTGGCGATCCTCGCGTCCGAGCCGCAGATCTTGTTCTACAGCCAGCGGCGCTCGGCAACGGGTCACATCTACATGTACCCGTTGATGGAGCCGCACCCGTACGCCCTGCAGATGCAAGAGCAGGTGATCGCCGATATCGAGAAAGCCCGGCCGAAGTTCGTCGTGTTCAGCAACCAGAACGTCACCTGGGTACCGGTGGCGGGCTCGCATCAACGCATTTTTCAGTGGTGGGGCGAGTATGCGGAGAACTACGAGATTTTCGGCACCGTCGACATGCAGTATCAGGTGCCGCTGATCCGCTGGGCCGACGAAGGGGCCGTGCTGCGCATGAACATGAATCGCGAGGGGCTGACCATCTATCGACGGCGGCCGAACGCGCCCTGAACGCGAGAGCTCGCGTTGGAGACTACGGCTGCGTCGCGTCGCTGCCGGAATGCGCGACTTGGGCCTGGCGTTGCGTGATGGCCGGCGCCGCGTACCGCGCCACCATCTCGAGCAACGCCTGCCGGTCGATCGGCTTCGTCAGATAGTCGTCGCAGCCGACGTCGAGGCAGCGCTGGCGATCGTGCGACATTGCATGCGCGGTCAGCGCGATGATCGGGCCCGCGTACCCCAGGCGGCGCAGCTCGGCCGTGGCCTGGTAGCCGTCCATGATGGGCATCTGCATATCCATCAGGACAATGTCGTACGCGGCATCCTCGTTCTCGGCCTGGTTTCCCCAACCCTCTTGGCTGGCCATGGCCAGTTCGACGCCTTGCTCACCGTTGCCGGCCAGCTTGACCTCGGCGCCAGCCTTCTTGAGCAGAAACGAGATCAAACGTTGATTGTCCGGACCGTCTTCGACCAGCAGCACGCGCACCGGCAATTCCACCGCCGGCAAGGGCAATTGGCTCACGATCGCCGGCGCGAGGGCCTGGTGCGGATCGACCAGGGCCACGCCCTGCAGCGAGCCGGTGCTGATCGACACCGTGAAGCAACTGCCGACATGGGCCGTGCTCGTGACCTCGATCGAGCCGCCCAGCAATTCGGCCAGCCGGCGGCTGATCGTCAGGCCCAACCCGGTCCCACCGAATCGCCGCGACGTGCTGGCGTCAGCCTGCGTGAACGGTTGGAACAACTGCCCGATCTTCTCGTCGCTGATGCCGATACCGGTATCGATGATGTCGACGCTCAACATCGGGAGCGGCCCGGCGGCGTCGTTCAGCCGGACGACCAGGCTGATACCGCCCACCTCGGTGAACTTCACCGCATTGCCCACCAGGTTGACGAGGATCTGCCGCCACCGCGTGGGATCGGTGACGATCCGCTCCGGAATGGGGCCTTCGTAGCGGATTCCCAGGCTCAGCCCCTTAGCGTCGGTGCGGACGCGCATCAACTTGATGACGTCGTCTAGCACTTCCTGCGGCGAGCAATTGAGCTCTTCGACCTGCATCCGTCCGGCTTCGATCTTGGACAGGTCGAGAATGTCGTTCAGCAGCACGAGCAAGTGTTCGCCGTTGCGGCGAATCGTACGGCAGGCCTCGAGATCTTCTTCCTGATCGAGGTTGCCCAACAACACGTCGGTGAAGCCCAGGATGGCCGTCATCGGCGTGCGCAGCTCGTGGCTCATGTTGGCCAGGAACTCGCTCTTGCTTTGGCTGGCCGCTTCGCACGTGGCCTTGGCCACTTCCAGTTCGACGTTCAAATATGCCAGGTTGGCAGCATGTTCGCGGAGCTCGCTTTCCAACCACTTGCGCTCGGCAATCTCGCCGGCCATGCTTTCGTTGAGCTGCATCAACTGCGGCAAGTACAAGATTTCCGGAAACAGCCGAATCATGGTCCAAGCCAACACGCCGGCCACGACGGCCGTCAACGGCTTGATCAATCCGGCCAGTTGATCCAGCGGCGGCCGAAGCACGAACACCGCCGACGCATGGAGCGCGGTGCAGCAAAGCGCAAACACGGCGAACCGCCAGAATGCCCCCGGAAAAGGGACGTCGCGGCGACGCAGCGCCCAGAACAGCACGACCGCAATCGACAGATAGCTGGCGGCGATGATCATGTCGGCGGTATGGTCGATCGAGCCTAACGCTCGCGACCAGGCTCTCGCCTCACCCGGCAGCCAGGAACCTTCCGCGCCGAACAATGCTGGGAGAAATCTGTACATCCGCCGCCCCTCTGCGCCCTAGTGAGGCATGACAAGCTGGTAACGCAGTCTAGGTCAGCGTCATTTACCACTCGCCACCTGCGTATTTGGTTTTCAGAAATCGCCGCCGCATGCTGGAGAACTCGTGTTTCGTATAGTTGTTTCAGCCGTTACGAGCGAAACATCCCTCCCCTGGGGCGCAGGAGCCGTCGGCCATGTGCGGAAGATTCACGCTGCGGCAACCTCCCCGGCAACTCGCGATCCATTTCGGCATCGATGAGCCGCCTGCCCTGCGGCCGCGCTACAACATCGCGCCCACGCAGGACGTTGCCATCGTGCGGCTCGCCCCCGACGGGCACCGCGAGCTCGTCGAATTGCGCTGGGGTCTGGTCCCCTCGTGGTCGCAAGATCCCACGATCGGCAGCCGCATGATCAATGCCCGCGGCGAGACGCTGGCCGAGAAGCCCTCGTTCCGGGCCGCCTTCAAGGAACGTCGCTGCTTGATCCCTGCCGACGGGTTCTACGAGTGGCTCAAGGTCGACAAGCAGAAGCAGCCGCAGTTCATCCACCTGCCCGACGACGAGCCATTCGCCTTTGCCGGCCTGTGGGAAGCGTGGCGCGGCAGCGATCCGCCGCTGGAGACTTGTACGATCGTCACCACGGAAGCGAATTCGCGCCTGCGCGGATTGCACGAGCGCATGCCGGTGATCCTGGACCCGGCCGACTACGCGGCCTGGCTCGATCCGCAGCTGCGCGATCCCCAGCGGCTGATGCCGCTGCTGGCCGCGCGACCCAACGCCCTGCTCGAGACGCGTCCTGTGAGCCGCCGGGTCAATGCGCCGACCTACGACGACGAAGGCTGCCTCGCCCCGGCGGAAGAGGCCTAAGTCGCGCCCCACACCGGCGTGCCGGCGGCTAGGCCTTCACGGCCAGCGCCGCGCGTACTTTTTCCAACTGCCCAGCCGAGCCGAGCATCTGGTTCTTGTGCCGGATGTAGTCGGCATACGCAGCCATGAACGGTTTGCCCGGCGTCCGCGGATCGAAATCGCCCGGCTTGTCGCGGAACGTCTCGCGATAGACCGCGCACCATACGAGGCGGCCATCGGTGTCGATGTTCACCTTCGTCACGCCGAGTTTTGCGGCGGGCAGATAATCCGACTCTCGCACGCCGCTGGTGTCGGGCAGCTTGCCGCCGGCCTGATTGATGCGATCGACCCACTCCTTGGGCACGCTCGACGAGCCGTGCATGACCAGCGGATAGCCCGGCAGCCGCTGCTTGATCGCTTCGATCCGGTTGAAGTGCAGACCTTGCGAGCCTTTGAATTTGTAGGCGCCGTGCGAGGTGCCGATCGCCACGGCCAGCGAATCGCAGCCGCTGCGCTCGACGAACTCGGCCGCCTGGTCCGGGTCGGTCAGGCAGGCGTTCGATTCGTCGACGGCAATGTCTTCTTCGACGCCGCCCAGCATGCCCAGCTCGGCCTCGACCGAGATGCCCTTGGCGTGGGCCCGATCGACCACGCGCCGCGTGATCTCGATGTTCTTGTCGAACGGGTCGTGCGAGGCGTCGATCATCACCGATGAATAGAACCCGCTATCGATGCAGTCGTAGCACGCCTCTTCGGTTCCGTGATCGAGGTGGACGGCGAAGATCGCTTCGGGAAAGACTTCTTCCGCCGCGCGAATCATCGCTTCGAGAAACCGCTTGTCGGTATAGGTTCGAGCCCCGCGCGAAATCTGGATGATGAACGGCGCGCTGCGGGCCGGGTCGAGCTTTTCCTCGTTCGAGTCCTTGATCCCCAGGTTGCCGCGGAACAGCCCAACCGTCTGCTCGAGATTGTTGATGTTGTATGCGCCGACGGCGTATTTTCCGTAAGCCAGTTCGAACAGTTCTTTAGTGGTCACGATCATGGCAGGTTTCCTTCCACCGCGCCGGCCTCGAAGGCCGCGGCTCGCTGGGGCATGGGGGGTGGTCTTCGCGGACCTAGGCAATCTAGCAAAAATTCCGGCCCCTGGTCAGGGGCGCCCGCGCAAGGGGTGCCAGCACCTCGGCTTACATTGTCGCGCCGGGGGGCCCTCGCTAGAATCCCGCCCTCGCCTTGCGCCGCTTGCGGCGCGCGCCTGTCACGGAAGACGACGCACATGAGCCACGCACGGTCTGCCCCGCGCCAGCGGTTGGGTGCCTTCGAGCAGCTACGCTACGCGCAGGAAATCATCCGCCTCGAGGCCCAGGCCCTCGAACAACTCACCCGCCGACTCGACATGGAGTTCTGCCGTGCCGTCGAGCTGTTGCTCGACTGCCGGGGGTCGGTGATCGTGACCGGCATCGGCAAGGCCGGATTGATCGGTGCGAAGATCGCCGCCACACTCGCGTCGACCGGCAGCCGCAGCCACTTTCTGCATCCCAGCGAGGCCGTCCACGGCGACCTGGGGCGCGTCCACAGCGACGATCTGGTCTTGGCCTTGTCCAACAGCGGCGAGAGCCAAGAGGTGCTGCAGTTGCTGCCCGCCCTGGGCCAGTTGAACGTTTGCCTGGTCGCCGTCACCGGCCGGCCCACCAGCACGCTGGCCCGGGCCGCGACGGTCGTGCTCAATTTGGGGCCGCTGCAAGAGGCCTGCCCCTGGGGCCTGGCCCCCAGCACGAGCACGACGGCCATGCTCGCCCTGGGCGATGCGCTGGCGCTGGTCACCAGCCGCGCTCGCGGCTTTGGACCGAACGACTTCGCGCGGTTTCATCCCGGCGGCAGCCTGGGACGCAAGCTGAGCAAGGTCGACGACTACATGCGGCCCGCGCGCGAGTGCCGCCTGGCCCGCGACACGACCAGCGTGCGCCAGGTGCTGGTCGAGACGAGCTGTACCGGCCGGCGCAGCGGCGCGATCCTCTGCGTCGACGAAGGCGGCCGGCTCAGCGGGCTGTTCACCGATAGCGATCTGGCCCGGCTGTTCGAGGCCCGGCGCGATAGCCTGCTCGACGGGCCGATCGGCGAGGTGATGACCGCCCGTCCGTGCACCGTACCGAGCGGCGCGGCGATGAACGACGCCGTCGAAATCCTCAAAGAGCGCAAGTTCAGCGAGCTGCCGGTCGTAGCACCGGGCGGCGAACCGCTCGGCCTGATCGACGTCACCGACGTCGTCGGGTTACTGCCCGATGCCCCCGGCTGACGATCGCCGGCCCAGCGAATCAGTCTGCGGTCGAGCACGGCCGCGCGAGGAACGCATGAATCTGGATCAACGCTGCCAGTCGATCGAGTTGCTGCTGGCCGACGTCGACGGCGTGCTGACCGATGGCGGCGTCGTGTTCGACAACCAGGGCATCGAGATCAAGCGGTTTCACATCCGCGACGGCCTCGGCATGCGGCTCTGGCAGCGCGCCGGCTACCGGATCGGCCTGATCACCGGCCGCAGTTCGCACATCGTCAAGATTCGCGCCGCCGAGCTGGGCATCGACCTGGTGCGCCAAGGCGCCGAGGACAAGCTGCCCGTCGTGCGCGAGGTGCTGCAATCGTTGGGCCTCGCTCCCGCGCAAGTGGCCTACATCGGCGACGACCTGCCCGATTTACCGGTCGTGCGCCACGTCGGTCTCGGCGTCGCCGTGGCCGATGCCTGCGACGAGCTGCGCGCCGCCGCCCACTATGTCACGACGTTGCGCGGCGGTGCCGGCGCCGTGCGCGAGCTCGTCGAACGGATCCTCAAAGCCCAGAAACGCTGGCCCGAGCTGATCCAGAAGTTCGACACCCCCTGAATTCCAGCCGACCGCCGCGCAGCGCGTTCCCCCGCAGTCACTGCCCCCCGGGCCCCATGCTGAACAAGCTGACCAGATCGCTGTTCACGCTGTTCCTGATGCTGATGGCGTTGGGCACCTATCGGCTGCTGGCCGTACCGTTGATCGAGCCGCCGGCCGAGCGCCGCGCCACCACGCATCACGTGTCCGATCCGAAGTGGCACGAGAAGGTGCGCGCCCGCCAGCGCAAAGGTCTAAGCGCCTTGTTCCCCGAGGGGGCCTGGCAGCTCGAAGCGCCGTTCGTGCTCGAAACCGACCGTGCCAAGCTGATCTTTCGCGAATACGAGAATCTGCCCGACGGGCGGATCAGCATCAACCCCTGCACGATGATCTTCGTGCCCAACGACGCCGAGCTGACCGACGACGAGCGCCGGCAGCGGGCCATGGTGCTCGAGGCCCCGCAAGGCGCCAAGCTGCGGTTCGACAAGCCGCTCGATTTGCGCAAGACGAGCTTCGGCCGGCTGATCGCCTCGGAGCTGGCTGGCCCGCTCACGCTGCGCAGCGCCGGTCGCGAACCTGGACCCGAGGACGATCTGTACATCGAAACCAGCGACTTGATGATCAACGAGGTCGACGGCACCACGCCGCAGCCGATCGTCTTTCGCCAGGGAGGCAACGCCGGCCAGGGTGTCGGCCTGCGGATCGAATTCGTCTCTACCGTACCTTCGGCCACCGCGCACAAGCAGTCGGTCAGCGGCATCAAGAGTCTGAGTATCCTCCGCGATATCACCCTCGAACTGCTCATCGACACCGGCAGCGCGCTGCCGGCCGATCGCGGATCCGCCCCCCAGCCGACCGGCGAGCGCCAGCTCGCGCCGCTGCGCATCCGCTGCGTGGGACCGCTCGAATACGACGCCCTGCGGTATGCCTTGTCGTTTCAGCAGCGCGTCGAAGTGACGCGCGTCAATCCGGTCGGCGCGCCCGACGAGCTGCGCTGCGACCTGCTGCTCTTGGAGTTGATGCTCAAGCCCAATCCCGACGGCAGCATTCCCGTCCCCTCCGGAGGGTTCAAGCTTCCGAAGTTGCAGCCCAAGCGCCTCGAGGCCCGCGGCGACGAGGTCGAGCTGCGGTCGCCCAATTCCGAAGTCGTCGCCTTCGGCCAGAAACTGGAATACGACTTCCTCACCGGCGCCGTCGGCGTCAGCTCGCAAAAGACCGCCTCGATCCAATACCAACGGCACGAGATTCACGCCCCGCAGATCTATTATTGGCCCGAACCCAATCGCCGGATCGGGTCGTTCGTGGCCAACCGCGCCGGCTGGCTGCGCGGCGTGCTGCCGGGCGAACAAGCCCAGCAGGTCGAGGCCCATTGGACCCAGGACCTGCGGCTCCGGCCCGATCAGCAGAACCCCGCCGCTTATGTCCTGTCGGTCCGGGGA from Pirellulales bacterium includes:
- a CDS encoding thioredoxin family protein, whose amino-acid sequence is MLDYAAIFPQGLDYRTFLERHGSVEHRRRWEQAYQALTLPADAQRLLAGFKRQMNVLCLAGAWCGDCIYQCPIFARIAEACPRIDLRFFDRDAHPHLASELKICGGNRVPVVVMLSEDQQEVARCGDRTLSRYRQLAAQLEGAACPTGLALPDAAQQQQIVADWLAEFERAQLILRTSPRLRERHGD
- a CDS encoding class II fructose-bisphosphate aldolase, which translates into the protein MIVTTKELFELAYGKYAVGAYNINNLEQTVGLFRGNLGIKDSNEEKLDPARSAPFIIQISRGARTYTDKRFLEAMIRAAEEVFPEAIFAVHLDHGTEEACYDCIDSGFYSSVMIDASHDPFDKNIEITRRVVDRAHAKGISVEAELGMLGGVEEDIAVDESNACLTDPDQAAEFVERSGCDSLAVAIGTSHGAYKFKGSQGLHFNRIEAIKQRLPGYPLVMHGSSSVPKEWVDRINQAGGKLPDTSGVRESDYLPAAKLGVTKVNIDTDGRLVWCAVYRETFRDKPGDFDPRTPGKPFMAAYADYIRHKNQMLGSAGQLEKVRAALAVKA
- a CDS encoding glycosyltransferase family 39 protein, coding for MSDVETAIDQESAPGVPPVAASPPRVVRWLPWLMVALALAFVVPLRIKFLDVPLDRDEGEFAYGGQLILGGDLPYRSLYAMKMPGIYVVYAASEALFGQTCAGVHLGHLIVNALTILMLFALAARLFDPMVGATAATAFALFSLSPSVDPLAAQSENFVVLPVLAGIYVLLLGLQHPRWYAFFLGGVLIGLGPVIKQHGSVFALGAGGWLVLDQLLLTRRAWGSWLAHCGWFAVGLATPMAIVFATMYALGNYDDFVFWTLTYAREYVTMLPRAAIERNVRAYVPYQWKFASMGLLWLLAGAGLLVAPLLPDSRRRLVLLVPWTIASLVGVSLGFYFRTHYFLLLIPVAAVLIGITLRFVARLLTDNTHVEWQLTAQLALAAFVFPVGQLGYYYWPQTDAQLSRHTYFRNPFVESLPIAAKIARYTSPQDKVAILASEPQILFYSQRRSATGHIYMYPLMEPHPYALQMQEQVIADIEKARPKFVVFSNQNVTWVPVAGSHQRIFQWWGEYAENYEIFGTVDMQYQVPLIRWADEGAVLRMNMNREGLTIYRRRPNAP
- a CDS encoding SOS response-associated peptidase; protein product: MCGRFTLRQPPRQLAIHFGIDEPPALRPRYNIAPTQDVAIVRLAPDGHRELVELRWGLVPSWSQDPTIGSRMINARGETLAEKPSFRAAFKERRCLIPADGFYEWLKVDKQKQPQFIHLPDDEPFAFAGLWEAWRGSDPPLETCTIVTTEANSRLRGLHERMPVILDPADYAAWLDPQLRDPQRLMPLLAARPNALLETRPVSRRVNAPTYDDEGCLAPAEEA
- a CDS encoding HAD hydrolase family protein, which codes for MNLDQRCQSIELLLADVDGVLTDGGVVFDNQGIEIKRFHIRDGLGMRLWQRAGYRIGLITGRSSHIVKIRAAELGIDLVRQGAEDKLPVVREVLQSLGLAPAQVAYIGDDLPDLPVVRHVGLGVAVADACDELRAAAHYVTTLRGGAGAVRELVERILKAQKRWPELIQKFDTP
- a CDS encoding KpsF/GutQ family sugar-phosphate isomerase; the protein is MSHARSAPRQRLGAFEQLRYAQEIIRLEAQALEQLTRRLDMEFCRAVELLLDCRGSVIVTGIGKAGLIGAKIAATLASTGSRSHFLHPSEAVHGDLGRVHSDDLVLALSNSGESQEVLQLLPALGQLNVCLVAVTGRPTSTLARAATVVLNLGPLQEACPWGLAPSTSTTAMLALGDALALVTSRARGFGPNDFARFHPGGSLGRKLSKVDDYMRPARECRLARDTTSVRQVLVETSCTGRRSGAILCVDEGGRLSGLFTDSDLARLFEARRDSLLDGPIGEVMTARPCTVPSGAAMNDAVEILKERKFSELPVVAPGGEPLGLIDVTDVVGLLPDAPG
- a CDS encoding response regulator, translating into MYRFLPALFGAEGSWLPGEARAWSRALGSIDHTADMIIAASYLSIAVVLFWALRRRDVPFPGAFWRFAVFALCCTALHASAVFVLRPPLDQLAGLIKPLTAVVAGVLAWTMIRLFPEILYLPQLMQLNESMAGEIAERKWLESELREHAANLAYLNVELEVAKATCEAASQSKSEFLANMSHELRTPMTAILGFTDVLLGNLDQEEDLEACRTIRRNGEHLLVLLNDILDLSKIEAGRMQVEELNCSPQEVLDDVIKLMRVRTDAKGLSLGIRYEGPIPERIVTDPTRWRQILVNLVGNAVKFTEVGGISLVVRLNDAAGPLPMLSVDIIDTGIGISDEKIGQLFQPFTQADASTSRRFGGTGLGLTISRRLAELLGGSIEVTSTAHVGSCFTVSISTGSLQGVALVDPHQALAPAIVSQLPLPAVELPVRVLLVEDGPDNQRLISFLLKKAGAEVKLAGNGEQGVELAMASQEGWGNQAENEDAAYDIVLMDMQMPIMDGYQATAELRRLGYAGPIIALTAHAMSHDRQRCLDVGCDDYLTKPIDRQALLEMVARYAAPAITQRQAQVAHSGSDATQP